The region AGATTAATGCTTCAGCAAAACGGTCTATTTCAGCTTTACTCTCACTTTCAGTAGGCTCTATCATTAGAGTACCTGCTACCGGGAATGAAACTGTAGGTGCATGGAATCCATAATCCATAAGACGTTTAGCTATATCTGCAACTTCAATTCCTAAAGATTTAAACTGTCTGAAATCTACAATACATTCGTGAGCTACTCTGTCGTTTTGATTGCTGTAAAGGATTGGGTAATGCTCCTTTAAAATATTTTTAAGGTAGTTTGCATTAAGAATTGCGTGCTCTGTAGCTTTTTTAAGACCATGAGCTCCCAACATTTTGATATATGCATAAGATATATTCAAAATTAAAGAAGAACCATAAGGTGCTGCAGAAATCGCATCAATTGCTTTCTCTCCTCCTGTTTTAATATTAGGGTTAGAAGGAAGGAATGGTACTAAGTGTTCAGCCACACAAATCGGACCAACACCAGGTCCTCCTCCTCCGTGTGGAATAGCAAATGTCTTATGTAAGTTCAGGTGACAAACATCTGCTCCAATATTTCCCGGACTTGTAAATCCTACCTGAGCATTCATATTTGCACCATCCATATATACCTGCCCACCATTATCATGGATAAGTTGGGTAATCTCTTTTACGTTTACATCAAAGAATCCATAAGTAGAAGGATATGTAATCATAATTGCAGATAAATTCTCTTTATTCTGCTCTACTTTCAGTTTTAAATCTTCAAAATCAATTTCTCCGTTTTCAAGATTTTTCACTACTACAACCTTCATACCTGCCATAGCAGCTGATGCCGGGTTAGTACCGTGAGCAGACTGAGGAATTACAACAACATTTCTGTGGAAATCTCCTCTGGATCTGTGGTATTCGCGGATAACCATTAATCCGGCATATTCACCCTGAGCTCCTGAATTGGGCTGAAGTGAAGTAGCAGCGAATCCTGTAATTTCAGCAAGATCTCTTTCCAATTCCTCAATTAGCTGTTGATAACCTAAAGCTTGACCCTTTGGTACAAATGGATGAACAGATCCCCATTCACCCCATGAAAGCGGAAGCATCTCTGCTGCTGCATTCAACTTCATTGTACAAGATCCTAAAGAAATCATAGAATGCGTTAAAGAAAGGTCTTTTCTTTCTAATTTTTTGATATAACGCATTAATGCTGTTTCTGTATGGTAGCTATTGAAAACTTCATCTTTAAGCACTTCATGTCTTCTTACCAAGCTCTCAGGAATAGAACATTCTTCTTTGATTTCAATTACAAATGTCTCAGCACCTTTGAATTTTGCTAATTCATCTACTAATGATTGCAACTTAACCAAAGTAGATGTTTCGTTTAATGAAGCACTTACAAATTCAGGTGTAAAGTAGTTCAGGTTAATTCCTGCTTCTTCCAGCTGAGTTTTTAATTTATGTTTATCTTCTTCAGATAATTTGAATTTAACTGTATCAAAAATAGGGTGCTTTACAACTTCATATCCTAATTTCTCTAAAGCTCCGCGTAAAGTATTCGCTTTATAATGTACCTGATTAGCAATAAACTCTAATCCTTTTGGTCCATGGTAAACAGCATACATACCTGCCATTACAGCTAGTAAAACCTGTGCAGTACAAATGTTAGATGTTGCTCTTTCGCGCTTAATATGCTGCTCTCTGGTTTGTAAAGCCATTCTTAATGCCGGCTTACCATACATATCCTGGGAAACACCAATAATTCTTCCCGGAATATCTCTCTTATAATCTTCTTTACAAGTAAAGAACGCTGCATGAGGACCTCCGTATCCCATAGGAATACCGAAACGCTGAGATGTACCAACAGCACAATCAGCTCCCATTTCAGCAGGAGATTTTAATTTAACCAAAGCTAACGGATCACAAGCAACAGCAACCTGTATAGCAAGAGTTTTGTATGTAGAAATAAGATCTGTATAATCTACAACTACTCCGTTTTTACCAGGGTACTGAAGCAATGCACCATAGAATGTATTATCTAGCTGCATTGTCTCGTGATTTCCCACCACGATTTCAATATCTAATCCTGAAGCTTTTGTTGTAAGAACTGCAATAGTTTGTGGCATTACAAGATCCGAAATGAAGAATTTGTTTACATTTCCTTTCTTCTGTTCTTTTGTTCTGTTTGCAAAGAACATGTGCATTGCTTCTGCTGCCGCTGTACTTTCATCTAACAAAGATGCATTGGATAATGGTAATCCTGTTAGTTCAGCCATTACAGTCTGATAGTTAAGAAGTGCCTCAAGACGCCCCTGTGCTATCTCAGCCTGATATGGCGTATATGCTGTATACCATCCCGGATTTTCGAAAATATTTCTCTGAATAGCCGGTGGTAAAATAGTATCATGGTATCCGTAACCGATATAGTTATCGAATTGTGCATTCTGACTAGCTAAAGCTTTAGAATGCTGCAACATTTCGTACTCTGAAAGCGCCGGAGAAATATCCAAATCTTTGTTTAAACGAATCTGCTGCGGAATTGTTTGTGAAATTAGTTCTTCAACACTCCCTACACCAATTTTTTGTAACATTTCGGATTTGTCTTTTTCGCTCATGCTAATATGGCGATTGACAAACTGTTGTGTGTTCATATAACTTTTATTAGATTTTTCAGAAATTTTGGAGTGTAAATTTACAAATTTTTAAAGGATATTCAATGCATAAAATTCAGCTTATGCATTCCCATTTTCACAGCGCAATAAGTGATATTTATCATGTTCAGAATACCAGCTCACTGGAGGGTCTCACCACTTTTTCCGCTTCATTATTATGATTTCGTAATTAAAGATTACATTTGCTTTTTATACAGTCTATGAAAAACTCTATGATCGAAAAGCTTTCTTCTTTTATTTCCAACTTATTTAACCCTGTATTTTCGTTTTTATTCTTTCTTTTATATTATGCATTCAGTACAATGGAGAATGGGGAAGCATGGTTATTGATAGGGAAAGCTATCCTCATCTTTGCAGTGCCTATATTAGGGTACATCTACTATAATGTAAAGAAGGGGAAGTTTACGAATATGGATGTTTCCAACAGAAAGCAAAGAAATAGTCTCTACTACTATATCATCGCTTTATTACTATTATTTATTGTAGTAAATCTTATTATAGGGAAAGCTATTCCTGCTGCTTTTTATTACCTTACAGGACTTTTATGCGCAATGATGCTGAGCAACTTCTGGATTAAAAGTTCTATGCATACTGCTCTTAATTTCTTTGTTGCAGCACTTTTTTACCAGGTTTCTCCTGCTTTAGGATTTATATGGGGCGGGCTTACTGTAATCATTGCTATCACGAGACTCATCCTGAAAAGACATACGCTGAGCGAGGTATTTTCAGGTGCTGTTATCGGAATAATCTTTTCTATAGCTTTTGTTTGTTGGAATTAATCCCTACTTTTGGGTAAAATAATTTTTATGAAGAGCCTTACTCCGGCAGAGGAAACGCTAATGCATGCGTTATGGACAATAGAAAGAGGGTTTCTTAAGGATATTATGGAAGCATATCCGGAGCCTAAACCACATCACAATACAGTAGCAACAGTATTGAAAATATTGGTTGAAAAAGGATTTTTGAAAGTAAAACCTTTTGGCAGACTTCACCGTTATGAAGTAAAAGTTTCTAAAGAACAATACTACCAACAATTACTAAGGTTGTTTATTGAAGAATACTATCAGGCTTCTCCGGAGCTTTTACTGGCTGAAATGATCAGATTAGAGCTTTTAACAGATCAGCATCTAAAACCATATACTAAGACAAATGTTACCACTGAGTCCGTTTCTGTAAAAGAAGAGGAATCTAAAAAATCAAAACCAGAGAAAGAAAAGAAAAAGAAGAAAGAAAAATCTAAAAAGAAAAAGGCTGAAAAAAATCAGTAGAATAACTTTCTTCCCGTCATAAAGTATACAAGCACCCTGAATTTTGAAAATTCAGGGTGCTTTTTTATTATCCTAAAACTTATATCAGGCACAAAGTTTAGGAGATTTCATGTCTTGTTTGACTATTGCAAGTTCAGAGCAAGTATTCCTCCGGAATACTTGCTTTCGGATATATTTATTTTTACACAGATCAGGCTCCTACGGAGCTTTTTTACTAATCTTCCCGATTTCTGTTATCATAAAATAGATACCGAAAACATACATATTACAATAAAGATAGGGCGGCGTCAAAAAAGCAATATCCATTTTTCAGGCTATGTAAAATGAAAAAACCGGAAGATTACTCTTCCGGTCACGACAATTGTCGTCTTTTTCTAGTATCTATTATTATTAAATGATCTTCTAGGTTTTTCTTCTTTAGGTCTTGCTTCAGAAACGTTTAGGTTTTTACCTTGAAACAAAGCTCCGTTTAAAGATTCAATAGCTGTGTTAGCTTCATCATTGTTTGGCATTTCAACAAAACCAAAACCACGAGAACGACCAGTCTCTCTGTCCATAATAATTTTAGCAGACTGAATAGCACCATATGAAGCAAAAAGTTCTTCTAATTGAGATTCCTTAACTGAATAGTTAATGTTTGAAATAAAAATGTTCATTATAAAAAATTAAAATTG is a window of Elizabethkingia anophelis R26 DNA encoding:
- the gcvP gene encoding aminomethyl-transferring glycine dehydrogenase translates to MNTQQFVNRHISMSEKDKSEMLQKIGVGSVEELISQTIPQQIRLNKDLDISPALSEYEMLQHSKALASQNAQFDNYIGYGYHDTILPPAIQRNIFENPGWYTAYTPYQAEIAQGRLEALLNYQTVMAELTGLPLSNASLLDESTAAAEAMHMFFANRTKEQKKGNVNKFFISDLVMPQTIAVLTTKASGLDIEIVVGNHETMQLDNTFYGALLQYPGKNGVVVDYTDLISTYKTLAIQVAVACDPLALVKLKSPAEMGADCAVGTSQRFGIPMGYGGPHAAFFTCKEDYKRDIPGRIIGVSQDMYGKPALRMALQTREQHIKRERATSNICTAQVLLAVMAGMYAVYHGPKGLEFIANQVHYKANTLRGALEKLGYEVVKHPIFDTVKFKLSEEDKHKLKTQLEEAGINLNYFTPEFVSASLNETSTLVKLQSLVDELAKFKGAETFVIEIKEECSIPESLVRRHEVLKDEVFNSYHTETALMRYIKKLERKDLSLTHSMISLGSCTMKLNAAAEMLPLSWGEWGSVHPFVPKGQALGYQQLIEELERDLAEITGFAATSLQPNSGAQGEYAGLMVIREYHRSRGDFHRNVVVIPQSAHGTNPASAAMAGMKVVVVKNLENGEIDFEDLKLKVEQNKENLSAIMITYPSTYGFFDVNVKEITQLIHDNGGQVYMDGANMNAQVGFTSPGNIGADVCHLNLHKTFAIPHGGGGPGVGPICVAEHLVPFLPSNPNIKTGGEKAIDAISAAPYGSSLILNISYAYIKMLGAHGLKKATEHAILNANYLKNILKEHYPILYSNQNDRVAHECIVDFRQFKSLGIEVADIAKRLMDYGFHAPTVSFPVAGTLMIEPTESESKAEIDRFAEALISIRKEIDEIAEGVADAENNVLKNAPHTMELVISDAWDKPYAREKAAYPLEWVRDNKFFATVSRIDEAYGDRNLICTCTPIEAYM
- a CDS encoding phosphatase PAP2 family protein, with protein sequence MIEKLSSFISNLFNPVFSFLFFLLYYAFSTMENGEAWLLIGKAILIFAVPILGYIYYNVKKGKFTNMDVSNRKQRNSLYYYIIALLLLFIVVNLIIGKAIPAAFYYLTGLLCAMMLSNFWIKSSMHTALNFFVAALFYQVSPALGFIWGGLTVIIAITRLILKRHTLSEVFSGAVIGIIFSIAFVCWN
- a CDS encoding BlaI/MecI/CopY family transcriptional regulator, which translates into the protein MKSLTPAEETLMHALWTIERGFLKDIMEAYPEPKPHHNTVATVLKILVEKGFLKVKPFGRLHRYEVKVSKEQYYQQLLRLFIEEYYQASPELLLAEMIRLELLTDQHLKPYTKTNVTTESVSVKEEESKKSKPEKEKKKKKEKSKKKKAEKNQ
- a CDS encoding RNA recognition motif domain-containing protein; this encodes MNIFISNINYSVKESQLEELFASYGAIQSAKIIMDRETGRSRGFGFVEMPNNDEANTAIESLNGALFQGKNLNVSEARPKEEKPRRSFNNNRY